A genomic segment from Malaclemys terrapin pileata isolate rMalTer1 chromosome 1, rMalTer1.hap1, whole genome shotgun sequence encodes:
- the LOC128830245 gene encoding olfactory receptor 51E2-like yields the protein MSDSNTTDFTNPSTFILVGIPGLEAAHVWISIPFFTMYAIAILGNFTILFIVRRERSLHGPMYYFLCMLAVTDLVISTTTIPKMLSNFWFNSREISFSACLTQMYFIHCFSTMESGILLAMAFDRYVAICHPLRHSTILTNSVVAKIGLAVVLRSGIPYLPYPFLTRQWPYCRTNIIPHSYWVHIAVVKLACADIRISSYYGQFELFSVIGMDGFFIAVSYSLILRAIFRLPTKDARLKTFGTCISHVCAISPLYIPEFLSLMYRFGHSVPLHFLILIANVFHPVPPVLHPIIYGVRTKQIRDRLLQLFTHKET from the exons atgtcagattcaaacacaaccgacttcaccaacccctccaccttcatcctagTTGGCATTCCTGGCCTAGAGGCagcccatgtctggatctccatccccttcttcaccATGTACGCCATAGCCAttttggggaacttcaccatTCTGTTCATCGTGAGGAGGGAACGGAGCCTCCAcgggcccatgtactatttcctctgcatgctggctgtcaCCGACCTGGTCATATCCACAACCACCATACCCAAAATGCTGAGCaacttctggttcaattccagggagatcagtTTTAGTGCGTgtctcacccagatgtacttcattcactgcttctCAACGATGGAGTCTGGAATCCTCctggccatggcttttgatcgctacgtggccatctgccATCCCCTGAGACACTCCACCATCCTGACAAACTCTGTTGTGGCCAAGATAGGCCTGGCCGTGGTGCTTCGCAGTGGCATAcccta tctacccTATCCCTTCCTGACGAGgcagtggccatattgcagaaccaacatcatcccccactCCTATTGGGTGCATATAgctgtggtgaagctggcctgcgcTGACATCCGCATCAGTAGTTACTATGGCCAGTTTGAGCTTTTCTCTGTGATCGGAATGGATGGGTTTTTTATCGCCGTGTCCTATTCTctgatcctcagggccatcttccgcctccccacaaaggatgcccgGCTCAAAACTTTTGGGACCTGCATCTCTCATGTTTGTGCCATCTCACCTTTGTACATCCCAGAGTTCTTATCTCTCATGTACCGGTTTGGCCACAGTGTGCCACTGCACTTCCTCATTCTCATTGCCAATGTGTTTCACCCAGTGCCCCCTGTGCTACACCCCATCATTTacggggtgaggaccaaacagatccgggacaggctgctccagctctttACTCATAAAGAGACCTAA
- the LOC128830236 gene encoding olfactory receptor 52E2-like, which translates to MAAFNVTYSDTSTLILTGIPGLEAAHIWISIPFSAFYIISLLGNFMLLSVVGKEQTLHKPMYLLLCMLALTDIATPTFVVPKVLGIFWFNLKGITVAGCLTQMFFLHTVSVMHSATLVTMAFDRYVAICNPLRYSTILSNARVAKLGLVGLIRAVLFILPLPLLMSQRPFCTNRIIPHTQCEHIAVAKMVCGDITVTRIYGLVLMFVVMGFDLMLIALSYILIIRAVLRISSKEAHQKALNTCTAHICVMLTYYTPGLFSNLTHRFGKGIAPHIHIILADLYLLIPPMLNPIIYGIKTKELRDKVGKYTCRR; encoded by the coding sequence ATGGCAGCTTTCAACGTCACCTATTCTGACACTTCAACATTAATCCTAAcaggcattcctggcctggaagCTGCTCATATCTGGATTTCAATCCCTTTCTCTGCATTCTACATTATCAGTCTGTTGGGAAATTTCATGCTTCTGTCTGTTGTAGGTAAGGAGCAGACACTGCACAAGCCGATGTacctgctgctctgcatgctggcacTTACAGACATCGCCACACCTACCTTCGTTGTGCCAAAGGTGCTGGGcatattttggttcaatttgaaaGGCATTACTGTGGCTGgatgcctcacccagatgttcttcctTCACACGGTTTCTGTTATGCACTCAGCCACCCTCGTGACAATGGCTTTTGATCGCTATGTTGCAATATGTAACCCTCTGAGATATTCCACTATCCTCAGCAATGCACGAGTAGCTAAGCTAGGGCTTGTAGGTTTGATAagagctgttctcttcattctgcCCCTACCCCTGCTCATGAGTCAGCGACCATTCTGTACCAACCGCATTATCCCCCATACGCAATGTGAGCACATAGCTGTGGCGAAGATGGTATGTGGGGACATCACAGTCACCAGGATATATGGCTTGGTGCTAATGTTTGTAGTTATGGGGTTTGACCTGATGCTCATTGCTCTGTCCTACATTCTGATCATCAGGGCCGTCCTCAGAATCTCCTCTAAGGAAGCCCACCAAAAAGCCCTTaacacctgcacagcccacatctgtGTGATGCTGACATATTATACTCCTGGCCTCTTCTCCAACCTGACACATCGGTTCGGTAAAGGCATTGCTCCCCACATTCACATCATCTTGGCCGACCTCTATCTCCTCATTCCTCCCATGCTCAACCCTATCATTTATGGGATCAAAACTAAAGAGCTTCGTGACAAAGTAGGCAAATACACCTGCAGAAGGTGA